Proteins encoded by one window of Modestobacter marinus:
- the purH gene encoding bifunctional phosphoribosylaminoimidazolecarboxamide formyltransferase/IMP cyclohydrolase → MSDRTPVRRALLGVYDKNGVEELARGLVNAGVELVSTGATAARIAAAGLPVTPVEQVTGFPETLDGRVKTLHPAVHAGILADRRRPEHVAQLDELGIAAFDLVVVNLYPFSDTVASGASPDECIEQIDIGGPAMVRAAAKNHPSVAVVVDPGRYDEVVEAVAAGGFTLAQRRELAAEAFRHTAAYDVAVASWMGNVLAPDDASGFPEWVGGSWERTDVLRYGENPHQGAALYRSGQSGLADAEQLHGKQMSYNNYVDTDAAWRAAHDHADPCVAIIKHANPCGIAVGADIAAAHRKAHACDPVSAFGGVIAANREVDLTLAEQISEVFTEVVVAPSFTDDALGVLTAKKNIRLLRMPEAPRLSVELRAISGGLLLQTADRIDAPGDDPTSWTLAAGAPLDAAGLDDLVFAWRAVRAVKSNAILLAADKATVGVGMGQVNRVDSARLAVARAGERATGSVAASDAFFPFADGLQVLLDAGVRAVVQPGGSVRDEEVIAAAAAAGVTLYLTGTRHFAH, encoded by the coding sequence ATGAGCGACCGCACCCCCGTCCGCCGCGCCCTGCTCGGGGTCTACGACAAGAACGGCGTCGAGGAGCTGGCCCGCGGGCTGGTCAACGCCGGGGTGGAGCTGGTCAGCACCGGCGCCACCGCCGCCCGGATCGCCGCCGCCGGACTGCCGGTCACCCCGGTCGAGCAGGTCACCGGCTTCCCCGAGACCCTCGACGGCCGGGTCAAGACGCTGCACCCGGCGGTGCACGCCGGCATCCTCGCCGACCGGCGCCGCCCCGAGCACGTCGCCCAGCTCGACGAGCTGGGCATCGCCGCCTTCGACCTGGTCGTGGTGAACCTCTACCCGTTCAGCGACACGGTGGCCTCCGGTGCCTCGCCCGACGAGTGCATCGAGCAGATCGACATCGGCGGCCCGGCGATGGTGCGCGCCGCGGCGAAGAACCACCCCTCCGTCGCCGTCGTCGTCGACCCGGGCCGCTACGACGAGGTGGTCGAGGCGGTCGCCGCCGGCGGCTTCACCCTCGCCCAGCGCCGGGAGCTGGCGGCCGAGGCGTTCCGGCACACCGCCGCCTACGACGTCGCCGTCGCCTCCTGGATGGGCAACGTGCTCGCCCCGGACGACGCCAGCGGCTTCCCGGAGTGGGTCGGTGGGAGCTGGGAGCGCACCGACGTCCTGCGCTACGGCGAGAACCCGCACCAGGGCGCGGCGCTGTACCGCAGCGGGCAGTCGGGCCTGGCCGACGCCGAGCAGCTGCACGGCAAGCAGATGTCCTACAACAACTACGTCGACACCGACGCCGCCTGGCGGGCCGCGCACGACCACGCCGACCCGTGCGTGGCGATCATCAAGCACGCCAACCCCTGCGGCATCGCCGTCGGCGCCGACATCGCCGCCGCCCACCGCAAGGCGCACGCCTGCGACCCGGTCTCGGCCTTCGGTGGTGTGATCGCGGCCAACCGCGAGGTCGACCTGACCCTGGCCGAGCAGATCTCCGAGGTCTTCACCGAGGTCGTCGTCGCCCCGTCGTTCACCGACGACGCGCTCGGCGTGCTGACCGCGAAGAAGAACATCCGGCTGCTGCGCATGCCGGAGGCCCCCCGGCTGTCGGTGGAGCTGCGTGCCATCAGCGGCGGGCTGCTGCTGCAGACCGCCGACCGGATCGACGCCCCGGGCGACGACCCGACCAGCTGGACGCTGGCCGCAGGTGCCCCGCTGGACGCCGCCGGGCTGGACGACCTGGTGTTCGCCTGGCGGGCGGTGCGTGCGGTGAAGAGCAACGCCATCCTGCTCGCCGCCGACAAGGCCACCGTCGGCGTCGGCATGGGCCAGGTCAACCGGGTGGACTCCGCCCGGCTGGCGGTGGCCCGGGCCGGGGAGCGGGCGACCGGCTCGGTCGCCGCCTCCGACGCGTTCTTCCCCTTCGCCGACGGGTTGCAGGTGCTGCTGGACGCCGGGGTGCGGGCCGTGGTGCAGCCGGGCGGGTCGGTGCGGGACGAGGAGGTCATCGCCGCCGCGGCCGCCGCCGGGGTGACGCTGTACCTCACCGGCACCCGCCACTTCGCCCACTGA
- a CDS encoding endonuclease domain-containing protein, whose protein sequence is MPIPPYRPAVLRGRVFRGTWAIGSGLLTRAQLRSSAWRRLREDVYADATAADTHRLHARGAALRMPRGAALGGRSAADLLGVPEVAGPADPVEVVVPPGTRWDPEPGIVVRTARLQGDVLAQGSFLRWTTGLRTAVDMARFAPAEEAVVLLDQLVHARVVDLAQVRAAVGALPTCRGSARARRAAAAADGRAESPQETRVRLLLAAHGLPVPVAQHEVRSGGRFLARVDFGWPERRVALEYDGVWHDGPGQFVRDRQRLSALAAAGWRVLVITAADLRAPELLIARLRAALQ, encoded by the coding sequence GTGCCGATCCCGCCGTACCGCCCCGCTGTGCTCCGCGGGCGGGTCTTCCGGGGCACCTGGGCGATCGGCAGCGGGCTGCTGACCCGTGCACAGCTGCGGAGCTCGGCCTGGCGCCGGTTGCGCGAGGACGTCTACGCCGACGCCACCGCGGCAGACACCCATCGGCTGCACGCCCGCGGCGCAGCGCTGCGGATGCCTCGGGGCGCTGCCCTGGGTGGGCGGAGCGCCGCCGACCTCCTCGGGGTGCCCGAGGTGGCCGGGCCGGCCGATCCGGTGGAGGTGGTGGTACCGCCGGGCACCCGGTGGGACCCCGAGCCGGGCATCGTCGTCCGCACCGCACGGCTCCAGGGGGACGTGCTCGCCCAGGGGTCCTTCCTCCGCTGGACGACCGGCCTGCGCACGGCGGTCGACATGGCCCGGTTCGCGCCGGCGGAGGAGGCGGTCGTCCTCCTCGACCAGCTCGTGCACGCGCGGGTCGTGGACCTCGCTCAGGTCCGGGCGGCGGTGGGCGCCCTGCCCACCTGCCGCGGCTCGGCGCGGGCCCGCCGGGCTGCTGCGGCCGCGGACGGGCGGGCGGAGTCGCCACAGGAGACCAGGGTGCGGCTGCTGCTCGCGGCTCATGGGCTCCCCGTGCCGGTGGCGCAGCACGAGGTGCGCAGCGGTGGGCGCTTCCTGGCCCGCGTCGACTTCGGCTGGCCAGAGCGCCGGGTGGCGCTGGAGTACGACGGGGTCTGGCACGACGGCCCCGGGCAGTTCGTGCGCGACCGGCAGCGGCTCAGCGCACTGGCGGCCGCCGGGTGGCGCGTCCTGGTCATCACCGCGGCCGACCTGCGCGCCCCGGAGCTGCTGATCGCTCGGCTGCGCGCGGCGCTGCAGTGA
- a CDS encoding pentapeptide repeat-containing protein, translated as MPPTTRKLVPGPCTGPQPPAPDTVWEGEDLARVEWDWARLERVTFVDCRFDDAAMAELVTTRCVFERCVLTGAALSGSRHEGTAFLSCRFDRAKLSGVTWTGCKLTGSQFPGATLRPMTSEESDWSYVSLRGVDLSGVDLAGQRLAEADLTDADLSGADLSRADLRRARLQSTVLRGADLRGAETDGVDWRGFDPTGARLDLVQAVLFARAHGAVVAD; from the coding sequence GTGCCCCCCACCACTCGCAAGCTCGTGCCGGGCCCCTGCACGGGGCCGCAGCCGCCGGCGCCGGACACCGTCTGGGAAGGGGAGGACCTGGCCCGGGTCGAGTGGGACTGGGCCCGGCTGGAGCGGGTCACGTTCGTCGACTGCCGGTTCGACGACGCCGCCATGGCCGAGCTGGTCACCACCCGGTGCGTCTTCGAGCGCTGCGTCCTCACCGGTGCCGCGCTGTCGGGCTCCCGGCACGAGGGGACGGCGTTCCTCTCCTGCCGGTTCGACCGGGCGAAGCTGTCCGGCGTCACCTGGACCGGCTGCAAGCTGACCGGTTCGCAGTTCCCCGGCGCCACGCTGCGGCCGATGACCTCGGAGGAGTCCGACTGGTCCTACGTGTCGCTGCGCGGCGTCGACCTGTCCGGCGTCGACCTGGCCGGGCAGCGGCTGGCCGAGGCCGACCTCACCGACGCCGACCTCTCCGGCGCCGACCTGAGCCGGGCCGACCTCCGGCGGGCGCGGCTGCAGTCCACCGTGCTGCGCGGGGCAGACCTGCGCGGGGCCGAGACCGACGGCGTCGACTGGCGGGGGTTCGACCCCACCGGGGCGCGGCTGGACCTGGTGCAGGCAGTGCTGTTCGCCCGCGCCCACGGCGCCGTGGTGGCCGACTGA
- the mdh gene encoding malate dehydrogenase, with translation MAERARNGKVTVVGAGFYGSTTALRLAEYDLFETVVLTDIVEGKPEGLALDINQSRPIEGFETRVVGVGGGSYEGTEGSDVVVITAGLPRKPGMSRMDLIETNAGIVRSVAENVAQTSPDAVVIVVSNPLDEMTALAQLATGFPKARVMGQAGMLDTARFSNNVAEELGVPVASVRTLTLGSHGDTMVPVPSRCTVDGKPLSDVLPADRIAHLVDRTRNGGAEVVALLKTGSAYYAPSAAAARMARAVIEDSGAVMPVCAWVDGEYGISGVYLGVEAEIGRGGVRKVVEGDLSDSELAGLREAAEAVRAKQADVADL, from the coding sequence ATGGCAGAGCGGGCCCGGAACGGCAAGGTCACCGTGGTCGGCGCCGGTTTCTACGGCTCGACCACCGCGTTGCGGCTGGCGGAGTACGACCTGTTCGAGACGGTCGTGCTCACCGACATCGTGGAGGGCAAGCCCGAGGGGCTGGCGCTGGACATCAACCAGTCGCGCCCGATCGAGGGGTTCGAGACCCGGGTCGTGGGGGTCGGCGGCGGCTCGTACGAGGGCACCGAGGGCTCCGACGTCGTGGTCATCACCGCGGGGCTGCCGCGCAAGCCCGGGATGAGCCGGATGGACCTCATCGAAACCAACGCCGGCATCGTCCGCTCCGTGGCCGAGAACGTCGCGCAGACCTCCCCGGACGCCGTCGTCATCGTGGTCTCCAACCCGCTGGACGAGATGACCGCCCTGGCGCAGCTGGCCACCGGCTTCCCGAAGGCCCGGGTCATGGGCCAGGCCGGGATGCTGGACACCGCGCGCTTCAGCAACAACGTCGCCGAGGAGCTCGGCGTACCCGTCGCCTCCGTGCGCACGCTGACCCTCGGGTCGCACGGCGACACGATGGTCCCGGTGCCCTCGCGCTGCACCGTCGACGGCAAGCCGCTGTCCGACGTGCTGCCCGCCGACCGCATCGCGCACCTGGTCGACCGCACCCGCAACGGCGGGGCGGAGGTCGTGGCGCTGCTCAAGACCGGCTCCGCCTACTACGCGCCCTCCGCCGCGGCCGCCCGGATGGCCCGCGCCGTGATCGAGGACAGCGGCGCCGTGATGCCGGTGTGCGCCTGGGTCGACGGTGAGTACGGGATCTCCGGGGTCTACCTGGGGGTCGAGGCCGAGATCGGCCGAGGAGGAGTGCGGAAGGTCGTCGAGGGCGACCTGTCCGACAGTGAGCTGGCCGGTCTGCGCGAGGCCGCCGAAGCGGTACGCGCCAAGCAGGCTGACGTAGCCGACCTCTGA
- a CDS encoding DUF3017 domain-containing protein, translated as MSPRAGGPATDRPPLYLRRPLLAGFLRQWPLLLVIVVAGVGMLLVAGDRWRQGLVVMGLALVTAAALRLLLPLRRTGFLAVRSLRVDVALTGTAGVALVAMALSIPPS; from the coding sequence ATGAGCCCGCGCGCCGGCGGGCCGGCGACCGACCGGCCGCCGCTCTACCTGCGCCGACCGCTGCTGGCCGGCTTCCTCCGGCAGTGGCCGCTGCTGCTGGTGATCGTCGTCGCCGGGGTGGGCATGCTGCTCGTCGCCGGCGACCGGTGGCGCCAGGGGCTGGTCGTGATGGGGCTCGCCCTGGTGACCGCCGCCGCGCTGCGGCTGCTGCTCCCGTTGCGCCGCACCGGCTTCCTCGCCGTCCGCAGCCTGCGCGTCGACGTCGCCCTGACGGGGACCGCCGGCGTGGCGCTGGTGGCGATGGCACTGAGCATCCCGCCGTCCTGA
- a CDS encoding bifunctional methylenetetrahydrofolate dehydrogenase/methenyltetrahydrofolate cyclohydrolase, whose product MAATTLDGKATAATIRAELTERVAALAAAGRRPGLGTLLVGDDPGSRWYVGAKHSDCAQVGIASIQRELPATADLAEVLAVVDELNADPACTGYIVQLPLPRGIDESVVLERIDPAKDADGLHPVNLGRLVLNVPGALPCTPVGIVELLRRFDVPLAGAEVVVVGRGITVGRPLGLLLTRRTENATVTLCHTGTRDLAAHTRAADVVVAAAGVPGLITGDMVKPGAAVLDVGVSRVDGKIAGDVAADVREVAGFVAPNPGGVGPMTRAMLLANVVLAAEQAAGLEVLTA is encoded by the coding sequence GTGGCAGCGACGACTCTCGACGGCAAGGCGACCGCGGCGACGATCCGGGCGGAGCTGACCGAGCGGGTGGCCGCCCTGGCCGCCGCCGGACGACGCCCGGGCCTGGGCACCCTGCTGGTCGGTGACGACCCGGGCAGCCGCTGGTACGTCGGCGCCAAGCACTCCGACTGCGCCCAGGTCGGCATCGCCAGCATCCAGCGGGAGCTGCCGGCCACCGCCGACCTCGCCGAGGTGCTCGCCGTCGTCGACGAGCTCAACGCCGACCCGGCCTGCACCGGCTACATCGTGCAGCTGCCCCTGCCGCGCGGCATCGACGAGAGCGTCGTCCTCGAGCGGATCGACCCGGCGAAGGACGCCGACGGCCTCCACCCGGTGAACCTCGGCCGGCTCGTGCTCAACGTCCCCGGGGCGCTGCCCTGCACGCCGGTCGGGATCGTGGAGCTGCTCCGCCGCTTCGACGTCCCGCTGGCCGGTGCGGAGGTGGTCGTGGTCGGCCGCGGCATCACCGTCGGCCGGCCGCTGGGCCTGCTGCTCACCCGGCGCACCGAGAACGCCACCGTGACGCTCTGCCACACCGGCACCCGGGACCTGGCCGCCCACACCCGGGCGGCCGACGTCGTCGTCGCGGCGGCCGGCGTGCCGGGGCTGATCACCGGCGACATGGTCAAGCCCGGGGCGGCCGTGCTCGACGTCGGCGTCAGCCGGGTCGACGGCAAGATCGCCGGTGACGTCGCCGCCGACGTGCGCGAGGTCGCCGGCTTCGTGGCCCCCAACCCCGGCGGCGTCGGGCCGATGACCCGGGCGATGCTGCTGGCCAACGTCGTCCTCGCCGCCGAGCAGGCGGCCGGGCTCGAGGTGCTGACGGCATGA
- a CDS encoding CAP domain-containing protein encodes MTGRARRGDDAVLHRRTRRARSLRALLLLVAVVAAVALGAVLSGRTLPGLDDAASTAVVEPGVVAGPSAAGTTPTSGAVPTPATTGAGEPAAQPPSAVPPGMTTPDPTVVAQVPVPPPVVAPSPSTAASSARPASAPAPAPAPAPAPAPAPAPAPAPAPAPAPAPAAAVAPAASGSEGQVLALVNTERATAGCAPVSADAGLATVARAHSADMRDRGYFSHVTPEGLDPFARARAAGFGHARAENIASGQPDAAAVMAAWMASPGHRQNILDCDLRTLGVGVATGAGGPWWTQLFGV; translated from the coding sequence GTGACTGGTCGGGCTCGCCGGGGTGACGACGCCGTGCTGCACCGCCGCACCCGGCGCGCACGGTCGCTGCGGGCGCTCCTGCTGCTCGTCGCCGTCGTCGCCGCGGTGGCGCTGGGCGCGGTGCTGAGCGGCCGCACCCTGCCCGGCCTGGACGACGCGGCCAGCACCGCCGTCGTCGAGCCGGGGGTGGTCGCCGGGCCGTCGGCCGCCGGGACCACCCCGACGTCCGGCGCCGTCCCCACCCCGGCGACCACGGGCGCCGGTGAGCCGGCTGCGCAGCCCCCGTCCGCCGTCCCGCCGGGGATGACGACGCCCGACCCGACGGTCGTTGCCCAAGTGCCCGTCCCGCCGCCGGTCGTCGCGCCGTCGCCGAGCACCGCGGCGTCGTCGGCGCGACCCGCTTCTGCCCCGGCACCTGCTCCGGCTCCCGCACCGGCACCGGCACCCGCACCCGCACCCGCACCCGCTCCGGCTCCTGCGCCGGCACCGGCACCGGCAGCGGCGGTCGCCCCCGCGGCGTCCGGGTCCGAGGGGCAGGTGCTGGCCCTGGTCAACACCGAGCGGGCCACGGCCGGCTGCGCCCCGGTCAGCGCGGACGCCGGACTGGCGACGGTGGCCCGGGCGCACAGCGCCGACATGCGCGACCGCGGCTACTTCTCGCACGTCACGCCCGAGGGTCTCGACCCCTTCGCCCGCGCCCGCGCCGCCGGGTTCGGCCACGCACGGGCGGAGAACATCGCGTCCGGGCAGCCGGACGCGGCTGCGGTGATGGCCGCCTGGATGGCCAGCCCGGGGCACCGGCAGAACATCCTTGACTGCGACCTGCGCACGCTGGGCGTCGGTGTCGCCACCGGGGCCGGCGGCCCGTGGTGGACCCAGCTCTTCGGCGTCTGA
- a CDS encoding NADP-dependent isocitrate dehydrogenase, which produces MDKIKVKGKVVELDGDEMTRIIWQFIKDQLILPYLDVDLEYYDLGMENRDATDDQVTVDAANAIKQHGVGVKCATITPDEARVEEFGLKKMWRSPNGTIRNILGGVIFREPIIMQNVPRLVPGWTKPIIIGRHAYGDQYRATDFTFPSAGTLKVVFTPEDGGEPIEREVFQAPGAGVSLSMYNLDDSIRDFARASLNYGLNRGYPVYLSTKNTILKAYDGRFKDIFEEVFQAEFKEEFDAAGITYEHRLIDDMVAASLKWEGGYVWACKNYDGDVQSDTVAQGFGSLGLMTSVLATPDGKTVEAEAAHGTVTRHYRQHQQGKETSTNPIASIFAWTRGLAHRGVLDGTPEVTRFAETLERVCIETVEGGQMTKDLALLISKDSPWLTTQDFLAAIDTNLQKAMA; this is translated from the coding sequence GTGGACAAGATCAAGGTCAAGGGCAAGGTCGTCGAGCTCGACGGCGACGAGATGACCCGGATCATCTGGCAGTTCATCAAGGACCAGCTGATCCTCCCGTACCTGGACGTCGACCTCGAGTACTACGACCTGGGCATGGAGAACCGCGACGCGACCGACGACCAGGTCACCGTCGACGCCGCCAACGCCATCAAGCAGCACGGCGTGGGCGTCAAGTGCGCCACCATCACCCCGGACGAGGCGCGGGTCGAGGAGTTCGGCCTGAAGAAGATGTGGCGCTCCCCGAACGGGACGATCCGCAACATCCTCGGCGGCGTCATCTTCCGCGAGCCGATCATCATGCAGAACGTCCCGCGCCTGGTGCCGGGCTGGACCAAGCCGATCATCATCGGCCGCCACGCCTACGGCGACCAGTACCGGGCCACCGACTTCACGTTCCCCTCCGCGGGCACCCTGAAGGTCGTCTTCACCCCCGAGGACGGCGGCGAGCCGATCGAGCGCGAGGTCTTCCAGGCCCCCGGCGCCGGTGTCTCGCTGTCGATGTACAACCTCGACGACTCGATCCGCGACTTCGCCCGCGCCTCGCTGAACTACGGGCTCAACCGTGGCTACCCGGTCTACCTCTCCACGAAGAACACGATCCTCAAGGCCTACGACGGCCGGTTCAAGGACATCTTCGAGGAGGTCTTCCAGGCCGAGTTCAAGGAGGAGTTCGACGCGGCCGGGATCACCTACGAGCACCGGCTCATCGACGACATGGTCGCGGCGTCCCTCAAGTGGGAGGGCGGCTACGTCTGGGCGTGCAAGAACTACGACGGTGACGTGCAGTCCGACACCGTGGCCCAGGGCTTCGGCTCGCTCGGCCTGATGACCTCGGTGCTGGCCACCCCGGACGGCAAGACCGTCGAGGCCGAGGCCGCGCACGGCACGGTCACCCGGCACTACCGCCAGCACCAGCAGGGCAAGGAGACCTCGACGAACCCGATCGCGTCGATCTTCGCCTGGACCCGGGGCCTGGCCCACCGCGGCGTGCTCGACGGCACCCCCGAGGTCACCCGGTTCGCCGAGACCCTCGAGCGGGTCTGCATCGAGACCGTCGAGGGCGGTCAGATGACCAAGGACCTCGCGCTGCTGATCTCCAAGGACAGCCCGTGGCTGACCACCCAGGACTTCCTGGCGGCGATCGACACCAACCTGCAGAAGGCCATGGCCTGA